The following coding sequences lie in one Stenotrophomonas rhizophila genomic window:
- a CDS encoding DUF1656 domain-containing protein has translation MYGEFSLYGVFVPTLLGLMLLAYLLKSGLRLVLQRTGAYRHIWHPALFNLAVYVIVLGGLFSLMRWMQS, from the coding sequence ATGTACGGTGAATTCAGTCTCTATGGTGTGTTCGTCCCGACCCTGCTCGGGCTGATGCTGCTGGCCTACCTGCTCAAGAGCGGGCTGCGCCTGGTCCTGCAGCGCACCGGCGCCTACCGCCACATCTGGCACCCCGCCCTGTTCAACCTGGCCGTGTACGTGATCGTGCTCGGCGGGTTGTTTTCCCTGATGCGTTGGATGCAATCGTGA
- a CDS encoding efflux RND transporter periplasmic adaptor subunit codes for MNKILKQTFPVVLTVVAVLAAVLVLRHLWAYYMDEPWTRDAHVSADVVQVAPDVSGLVEAVKVADNQPVTRGQVLFVVDRARYQIALEQAQAALGERRATLEQLRREIARDRSLSDLVAAEDAEVRRAKLQAAQASMATAQAAVDLAKLNLARTEVRSPSDGHVNDRTVRVGDYVTAGRPVIAVLDTGSFRVDGYFEETRLRGVHAGQKVDIRLMGEAQPLQGHVQSIAAGIEDRYRSEGSSLLPNVTPAFDWVRLAQRIPVRIHIDHLPAGVNLIAGRTATVTIQPDAAQPTPARPAQAAL; via the coding sequence GTGAACAAGATCCTCAAGCAGACATTCCCGGTCGTGTTGACCGTCGTGGCGGTGCTCGCCGCCGTGCTGGTGCTGCGCCACCTGTGGGCGTACTACATGGACGAGCCGTGGACGCGCGATGCGCACGTCAGCGCCGACGTGGTGCAGGTGGCGCCGGACGTGTCCGGGCTGGTGGAGGCGGTGAAGGTGGCCGACAACCAGCCGGTCACGCGCGGGCAGGTGCTGTTCGTGGTGGACCGCGCCCGTTACCAGATCGCGCTCGAGCAGGCCCAGGCCGCACTGGGCGAACGCCGCGCCACGCTGGAGCAGCTGCGCCGCGAAATCGCCCGCGACCGCAGCCTGTCCGACCTGGTGGCCGCCGAGGACGCCGAAGTGCGCCGGGCCAAGCTGCAGGCCGCGCAGGCCTCGATGGCCACCGCGCAGGCTGCCGTGGACCTGGCCAAGCTCAACCTGGCCCGCACCGAAGTGCGCAGCCCCAGCGATGGCCACGTCAACGACCGCACCGTGCGCGTCGGCGACTACGTCACGGCCGGGCGCCCGGTCATCGCGGTGCTCGATACCGGCTCGTTCCGGGTCGATGGCTATTTCGAGGAAACCCGCCTGCGCGGCGTGCATGCCGGGCAGAAGGTGGACATCCGCCTGATGGGCGAGGCGCAGCCGCTGCAGGGCCACGTGCAGAGCATCGCCGCCGGCATCGAGGACCGCTACCGCAGCGAAGGCAGCAGCCTGCTGCCCAACGTGACCCCGGCCTTCGACTGGGTGCGGTTGGCCCAGCGCATCCCGGTGCGCATCCATATCGACCACCTCCCGGCCGGCGTGAACCTGATTGCCGGGCGCACCGCCACCGTCACCATCCAGCCCGATGCGGCCCAGCCGACGCCGGCACGACCGGCACAGGCGGCGTTGTGA
- a CDS encoding MarR family winged helix-turn-helix transcriptional regulator, protein MKRTLDERTQLQMQLSSGLLYAGRQWQRLADQALGSYGISAACTMPLLMIGRAGGGIRQVTLAQQLGMEGPSLVRLLDKLSASDLVRRECDASDRRANLLWLTDKGEALVSQLETQLIGLRQDVFGELSVDELRTVLKLWQLLADAADRVT, encoded by the coding sequence ATGAAACGTACCCTCGACGAACGTACCCAGCTGCAGATGCAGCTCAGCTCCGGCCTGCTTTACGCAGGGCGGCAGTGGCAGCGCCTGGCCGACCAGGCCTTGGGCAGCTACGGCATTTCCGCGGCGTGCACCATGCCGCTGCTGATGATCGGGCGCGCCGGCGGGGGTATCCGCCAGGTGACCCTGGCCCAGCAGCTGGGCATGGAAGGTCCGTCCCTGGTGCGCCTGCTGGACAAGCTCTCGGCCAGCGACCTGGTCCGCCGCGAGTGCGATGCCAGCGACCGCCGCGCCAACCTGCTGTGGCTCACCGACAAGGGCGAGGCCCTGGTGAGCCAGCTGGAGACCCAGCTGATCGGGCTGCGCCAGGACGTGTTCGGTGAGCTGTCCGTGGACGAACTGCGCACCGTGCTGAAGCTCTGGCAGCTGCTGGCCGATGCGGCCGACCGCGTGACGTAA
- the recD gene encoding exodeoxyribonuclease V subunit alpha, with protein sequence MSLLTTLKNSGALRTLDHALAQSLRRLRPDTPDTVLAAAALASLAVSQGHAGLDLRQPQRLVEMDTPWPDADTWRDQLQASPWVDVPDTDSAPATDVPLVLENGLLYLRRYREYERRLAEGLQRIATHASGQADPAALATLFAQLFPQAREGIDHQARAAGVALRHPLVLVTGGPGTGKTTTIARLLVLLAAQAVQADQPLPRVALAAPTGRAAERMAESLRLAVQRLRLLGIAPALCDAMPSTGTTLHRLLGVIPDSPRFRHHGDNPLPFDVVVVDEASMIDLPLMTKLVEAIAAGTRLVLLGDPDQLPSVEAGDVLSAILRASGDGLGTQADDHAALHTLLAPAALQPLAASTRFGGRRVQLQRGYRQTDALDLAPLAHAVREGDPATALALLRGGQLAGVHFHEDQVDPFQQHRDHLLSHWRGLGDAVDPGQALANAGRIRLLTAVREGPQGARGLNARIEALLAGVPRAGMAPGYFHGRLLLVTENSYRHRLFNGDIGICLADRHGAVTAWFPGDTPDQPRGFHPGALPAHESAFAMTVHKAQGSEFDEVWLQLPWRDNRVLSRELLYTGMTRARQSLHVLGSAPVLEAALKRHASRVSGLATRLAGNTAASGDAAVAEPAVQAPTPAQGQLF encoded by the coding sequence ATGAGCCTGCTGACGACACTGAAGAACAGCGGTGCGCTGCGCACCCTCGACCACGCGCTGGCGCAGAGCCTGCGCCGGTTGCGCCCGGACACGCCCGATACGGTGCTGGCCGCGGCCGCGCTGGCCTCGCTGGCCGTGTCGCAGGGGCATGCCGGGCTGGACCTGCGCCAGCCGCAGCGGTTGGTCGAGATGGACACCCCCTGGCCTGACGCCGACACCTGGCGGGATCAGCTGCAGGCCTCGCCGTGGGTGGACGTACCCGACACCGACAGCGCCCCGGCGACCGACGTCCCGCTGGTACTGGAAAACGGCCTGCTCTACCTGCGCCGCTACCGCGAGTACGAGCGCCGCCTGGCCGAGGGCCTGCAGCGCATCGCCACGCATGCATCGGGGCAGGCCGATCCAGCGGCGCTGGCAACGCTGTTCGCGCAGCTGTTCCCGCAGGCGCGCGAAGGCATCGACCACCAGGCGCGCGCGGCGGGCGTGGCACTGCGCCATCCGCTGGTGCTGGTCACCGGCGGGCCGGGCACCGGCAAGACCACCACCATCGCGCGGCTGTTGGTGCTGCTGGCGGCCCAGGCCGTGCAGGCCGACCAGCCGTTGCCGCGGGTGGCGCTGGCCGCGCCTACCGGCCGCGCCGCCGAACGCATGGCCGAAAGCCTGCGCCTGGCCGTGCAGCGGCTGCGCCTGCTCGGCATTGCCCCCGCGCTGTGCGACGCCATGCCCAGCACCGGGACCACCCTGCACCGGCTGCTCGGGGTGATCCCCGATTCGCCGCGCTTCCGTCACCACGGCGACAACCCGTTGCCGTTCGACGTGGTGGTGGTGGACGAAGCGTCGATGATCGACCTGCCGCTGATGACCAAGCTGGTGGAAGCGATCGCCGCCGGCACCCGGCTGGTGTTGCTGGGCGACCCGGACCAGTTGCCGTCGGTGGAAGCGGGCGATGTGCTCAGTGCGATCCTGCGTGCCAGCGGCGATGGCCTGGGCACCCAGGCCGACGATCACGCCGCGCTGCACACGCTGCTGGCCCCGGCCGCCCTGCAGCCGCTGGCGGCGTCCACGCGGTTCGGTGGTCGAAGGGTGCAGCTGCAGCGCGGCTATCGCCAGACCGATGCGTTGGACCTGGCACCGCTGGCGCATGCCGTGCGCGAAGGCGACCCTGCCACCGCACTGGCCCTGCTGCGGGGCGGCCAGCTGGCCGGCGTGCACTTCCACGAAGACCAGGTCGACCCGTTCCAGCAGCACCGCGACCACCTGCTGTCGCACTGGCGCGGGCTCGGCGATGCCGTCGACCCGGGCCAGGCATTGGCCAACGCCGGTCGCATCCGCCTGCTCACCGCCGTGCGCGAAGGTCCGCAGGGCGCGCGCGGGCTCAACGCACGCATCGAAGCGCTGCTGGCCGGCGTGCCACGCGCGGGCATGGCCCCGGGCTACTTCCACGGACGGTTGCTGCTGGTCACCGAGAACAGCTACCGCCACCGCCTGTTCAACGGCGACATCGGCATCTGCCTGGCCGACCGCCACGGTGCGGTCACCGCCTGGTTCCCCGGCGACACGCCCGATCAACCCCGCGGCTTCCACCCGGGCGCGTTGCCCGCGCACGAAAGCGCATTCGCGATGACCGTGCACAAGGCGCAGGGGTCTGAATTCGACGAGGTCTGGCTGCAGCTGCCGTGGCGCGACAACCGGGTGCTGTCGCGCGAGCTGCTCTATACCGGCATGACCCGCGCACGCCAGTCACTGCATGTGCTGGGCAGCGCGCCGGTACTGGAAGCCGCATTGAAGCGGCATGCCAGCCGCGTGTCCGGGCTGGCGACGCGGCTGGCGGGCAACACGGCTGCATCCGGTGATGCAGCCGTGGCCGAACCTGCGGTGCAGGCGCCGACGCCGGCCCAGGGCCAGCTGTTCTAG
- a CDS encoding DUF3375 domain-containing protein has translation MKHRERITRYRTLREQPQWKLLAAANAPEIIGLLQSLLMDGERTLPAAALHERLQRALDQLNGEELSRELPRTAQAYIAHWLAQGWLERRLPDGADQEQYELSTQALQAIRFADSLEQSRVAATESRLALVIEQLSQLAAQTESNPDARLSALRDERDRIDAEIARVGEGRVVALDGKRALERARQIIGLADDLTEDFRRVRDDFERLNREFRERIIDDESERGDVLSRLFEGVDVIGDSDAGRSFQAFWRLLNDAEQSAQLDAALEAVLARGFARKLDRNERAFLRGFTGTMLDRGGQVHDVLQHFARSLRGFVQSRGYLEQRRLNQLLKQAQSEALALRDEFSAQRPIGRDLQLTTSRLRSWSQWKLHDPRSAQVDGSVQRNDAASISLESVGDLVASSEIDFRTLRRDLHELLGAQPKLSIAQALSQREAPQGLGSVIGYLSLGTRHGTVVDGEQETAHWRGGDGQWRRARIPLVWFTQEKRHELA, from the coding sequence ATGAAGCACCGCGAACGCATCACCCGTTACCGCACCCTGCGCGAACAGCCCCAGTGGAAGCTGCTGGCCGCGGCCAACGCTCCGGAAATCATCGGCCTGCTGCAGAGCCTGCTGATGGATGGCGAGCGCACGCTGCCGGCTGCCGCCCTGCATGAACGCCTGCAGCGCGCGCTGGACCAGCTCAACGGCGAGGAACTCTCGCGTGAGCTGCCGCGCACCGCCCAGGCCTACATCGCCCACTGGCTGGCCCAGGGCTGGCTGGAGCGGCGCCTGCCCGACGGCGCCGACCAGGAGCAGTACGAGCTGTCCACCCAGGCGCTGCAGGCCATCCGGTTCGCCGACAGCCTGGAGCAGAGTCGCGTGGCCGCTACCGAAAGCCGCCTGGCGCTGGTGATCGAGCAGCTCTCGCAGCTGGCTGCGCAGACCGAATCCAACCCGGATGCGCGGCTGTCGGCACTGCGCGACGAACGCGACCGCATCGATGCCGAGATCGCGCGGGTGGGCGAGGGCCGGGTGGTGGCGCTGGATGGCAAGCGTGCGCTGGAACGTGCGCGCCAGATCATCGGCCTGGCCGACGACCTCACCGAAGACTTCCGCCGCGTGCGCGACGACTTCGAGCGCCTCAACCGTGAATTCCGCGAACGCATCATCGACGACGAAAGCGAGCGCGGCGACGTGCTCTCCCGGTTGTTCGAGGGCGTGGATGTGATCGGCGACAGCGATGCTGGGCGCAGCTTCCAGGCGTTCTGGCGCCTGCTCAATGATGCCGAGCAGAGCGCCCAGCTCGACGCCGCGCTGGAGGCCGTGCTGGCACGTGGCTTCGCGCGCAAGCTGGACCGCAACGAGCGCGCCTTCCTGCGCGGCTTCACCGGCACCATGCTCGACCGCGGCGGCCAGGTCCACGACGTGCTGCAGCACTTCGCGCGCAGCCTGCGCGGGTTCGTGCAGAGCCGTGGCTACCTGGAACAGCGCCGGCTCAACCAGCTGCTCAAGCAGGCCCAGTCCGAAGCGCTGGCGCTGCGCGACGAATTCTCCGCCCAGCGCCCGATCGGCCGCGATCTGCAGCTCACCACCAGCCGCCTGCGCTCGTGGTCGCAGTGGAAGCTGCACGACCCGCGCAGCGCGCAGGTGGACGGCAGCGTGCAGCGCAACGACGCGGCCAGCATCAGCCTGGAAAGCGTCGGCGACCTGGTGGCGTCGTCGGAAATCGACTTCCGCACCCTGCGCCGCGACCTGCACGAACTGCTGGGCGCGCAACCGAAACTGAGCATCGCCCAGGCCCTGTCGCAGCGCGAAGCGCCGCAGGGGTTGGGCAGCGTGATCGGCTACCTGTCGCTGGGCACCCGCCACGGCACCGTGGTGGACGGCGAACAGGAAACCGCCCATTGGCGTGGCGGCGATGGACAGTGGCGACGCGCCCGCATCCCGCTGGTTTGGTTCACCCAGGAGAAACGCCATGAACTGGCATGA
- a CDS encoding efflux transporter outer membrane subunit, protein MSRPALHRIALGLALTTLAACTTVGPDYAVPAGSAFQRPEANAAFIDTGNPQVAAGAELPARWWELYQDDTLNALVQQALRDNVELKVADANLRRAAAVYEQALDAGGFEYEADAGVSRAQLSAESFLLEHELPPINLADGKFAVSYQFDLFGKLKRASEAAHADEQSVAAALDLARVSLVAQVAGSYVEICHANHELHVAEHSLQLQQRSREVTQRLINAGRGTPPELARANAQVAMLQAALPPLHAHRQAAEYQLAALLGRTPGHLPDGVADCSQAPTLAQPLPVGDGRALLARRPDVRQAERRLAAATARIGVATAELYPDIRLGASVGAAGLLEDFGQPLTQQWSIGPLISWTLPSSGTHARIHATEAGADAALAEFDHSVLQALRETQTALSRYAQDLQRLQSLQLAQQQAALAASQNRRLYQGGRTPYLSSLDADRTLVSADATLADAQAQVSRDQIQLFLALGGGWNADAVAPRTATR, encoded by the coding sequence GTGAGCCGCCCTGCCCTGCACCGCATCGCACTGGGGCTGGCGCTGACCACGCTGGCGGCGTGCACGACCGTGGGCCCGGACTACGCCGTGCCTGCAGGGTCGGCGTTCCAGCGGCCGGAGGCCAATGCCGCCTTCATCGACACCGGCAACCCGCAGGTGGCCGCCGGCGCCGAACTGCCCGCGCGCTGGTGGGAGCTGTACCAGGACGACACCCTCAACGCTCTGGTGCAGCAGGCGCTGCGCGACAACGTGGAACTGAAGGTGGCCGATGCCAACCTGCGCCGCGCCGCCGCGGTCTACGAACAGGCGCTGGACGCCGGTGGCTTCGAGTACGAGGCCGACGCCGGGGTGAGCCGCGCGCAGCTGTCGGCCGAGTCGTTCCTGCTTGAACACGAACTGCCGCCGATCAACCTGGCCGACGGCAAGTTCGCGGTGTCCTACCAGTTCGACCTGTTCGGCAAGCTCAAGCGCGCCTCCGAGGCCGCGCACGCCGACGAACAAAGCGTGGCCGCTGCGCTCGACCTGGCCCGCGTGTCGCTGGTGGCCCAGGTGGCCGGCAGCTACGTGGAGATCTGCCACGCCAACCATGAGCTGCACGTGGCCGAACACTCGCTGCAGCTGCAGCAGCGCAGCCGCGAGGTGACCCAGCGGTTGATCAACGCCGGCCGTGGCACCCCGCCGGAGCTGGCCCGCGCCAACGCCCAGGTGGCGATGCTGCAGGCCGCGCTGCCGCCGCTGCATGCGCACCGCCAGGCCGCCGAATACCAGCTGGCCGCCCTGCTCGGCCGCACGCCGGGGCACCTGCCCGACGGCGTGGCCGACTGCAGCCAGGCGCCGACCCTGGCCCAGCCGCTGCCGGTGGGCGATGGCCGTGCGCTGCTGGCACGCCGCCCGGACGTGCGCCAAGCCGAACGCCGGCTGGCCGCCGCCACCGCGCGCATCGGCGTGGCCACCGCCGAGCTGTACCCGGACATCCGCCTGGGGGCGTCGGTCGGCGCGGCCGGCCTGCTTGAGGATTTCGGCCAGCCGCTGACCCAGCAGTGGTCGATCGGCCCGCTGATCTCCTGGACGCTGCCGTCCTCGGGCACGCATGCGCGCATCCACGCCACCGAGGCCGGGGCCGACGCGGCGCTGGCCGAGTTCGACCACAGCGTGCTGCAGGCGCTGCGCGAAACCCAGACCGCGCTGAGCCGCTATGCGCAGGACCTGCAGCGGTTGCAGTCGCTGCAGCTGGCCCAGCAGCAGGCCGCGCTGGCGGCCAGCCAGAACCGCCGCCTGTACCAGGGCGGGCGCACCCCGTACCTGTCCAGCCTGGATGCCGACCGCACGCTGGTGTCGGCCGATGCCACCCTGGCCGACGCGCAGGCGCAGGTATCGCGCGACCAGATCCAGCTGTTCCTGGCGCTCGGCGGCGGCTGGAATGCCGACGCCGTGGCCCCGCGCACGGCCACGAGGTAA
- a CDS encoding FUSC family protein, which yields MLLLDRQAWLFSVKTFLAALAALYIGLAGNLSRPYWAMATVYIVTQPMLGPTRAKGVYRILGTIIAGAATLWMLPHLVETPFLLSAAMSLWLSACLFIALLNRGPRGYAFLLAGYTTAFIGFPAVTSPDTIFDTVVARSEEIILGTVVAVLFASLFFPTSVQPMLRARIGNWMGDAAQWCRQILLRGQAHAPRNRLAADLVQFEALIEFLRRDDPRHAGAAVSMQRLRERMLLMLPVLSSIADRLGALRAGGRALPPGLEPLVADIAAWLDTPGRSTATEYAALRARILALKPAVDGELDHLLLVTLLLRLEELVDLWQDCTTLQAAIEDGDAPRDTAHYRIRTTRSADARHVDYGMALFSAASAGVALMTYCALWITLGWEGGGNGAMMAAVAAAFFAAQDDPAPSMLSFLLWAIVASVVAGVYLFGVFPAVHDFGSLALVLAVVFLPVGLLLHTPKNALIGLPLMVNLVALLNVQNTYNANIQSFINSSVAMFIGIGFAVVMTRLFRSVGAEWTARRLVRQGWTTLADAAQGRGQQDRQQFAARMLDLLGLLAPRLAATPEGSDIASVDMLTEARIGLNILQLRRARHGLPPTSVAAIEAILDEVAAHYRAQVAQRRPLPAPAGLQAKLEASLRRVQTVDAGKARDEALMGVMGLRFALFPDAPVVDSPAAAQPGLPAPR from the coding sequence ATGTTGCTGCTGGACCGCCAGGCGTGGCTGTTTTCGGTCAAGACCTTCCTGGCCGCACTGGCCGCGCTGTACATCGGCCTGGCCGGCAACCTGTCGCGCCCGTACTGGGCGATGGCCACCGTGTACATCGTGACCCAGCCAATGCTGGGCCCCACCCGCGCCAAGGGCGTGTACCGCATCCTGGGCACGATCATCGCCGGGGCGGCCACGCTGTGGATGCTGCCGCACCTGGTGGAAACCCCGTTCCTGCTCAGCGCGGCGATGTCGCTGTGGTTGTCGGCCTGCCTGTTCATCGCCCTGCTCAACCGTGGCCCGCGCGGCTACGCGTTCCTGCTGGCCGGTTACACCACCGCGTTCATCGGCTTCCCGGCGGTGACCTCGCCGGACACCATCTTCGATACGGTGGTGGCACGCAGCGAGGAGATCATCCTGGGCACGGTGGTGGCGGTGCTGTTCGCCTCGCTGTTCTTCCCGACCTCGGTGCAGCCGATGCTGCGTGCGCGGATCGGCAACTGGATGGGCGATGCGGCGCAGTGGTGCCGGCAGATCCTGCTGCGTGGCCAGGCGCACGCCCCGCGCAACCGGCTGGCGGCCGACCTGGTGCAGTTCGAGGCACTGATCGAATTCCTGCGCCGCGACGACCCGCGCCATGCCGGTGCGGCGGTGTCGATGCAGCGGCTGCGCGAACGCATGCTGCTGATGCTGCCGGTGCTGTCGTCCATTGCTGACCGGCTGGGCGCCCTGCGCGCGGGCGGACGCGCGCTGCCGCCCGGGCTGGAACCGCTGGTGGCCGACATTGCCGCGTGGCTGGACACGCCCGGCCGCTCCACGGCTACTGAATACGCCGCACTGCGCGCGCGCATCCTGGCGCTTAAGCCGGCCGTGGATGGCGAGCTGGACCACCTGCTGCTGGTGACGCTGCTGCTGCGGCTGGAAGAGCTGGTGGACCTGTGGCAGGACTGCACCACCCTGCAGGCGGCGATCGAGGACGGCGACGCGCCGCGCGATACCGCCCACTACCGGATCCGCACCACGCGCAGCGCCGATGCCCGCCACGTGGATTACGGCATGGCGCTGTTCTCGGCGGCCAGCGCCGGGGTGGCGCTGATGACGTACTGCGCGCTGTGGATCACGCTCGGCTGGGAAGGCGGTGGCAACGGCGCGATGATGGCCGCGGTGGCCGCCGCGTTCTTCGCCGCGCAGGACGATCCGGCGCCGAGCATGCTGTCCTTCCTGCTGTGGGCCATCGTGGCCAGCGTGGTGGCCGGCGTGTACCTGTTCGGCGTGTTCCCCGCCGTGCACGACTTCGGCAGCCTGGCGCTGGTGCTGGCGGTGGTGTTCCTGCCGGTGGGACTGCTGCTGCACACGCCGAAGAACGCGTTGATCGGGCTGCCGCTGATGGTCAACCTGGTGGCGCTGCTGAACGTGCAGAACACCTACAACGCCAACATCCAGAGCTTCATCAATTCCTCGGTGGCGATGTTCATCGGAATCGGGTTTGCGGTGGTGATGACCCGGCTGTTCCGCTCGGTGGGCGCCGAATGGACCGCGCGCCGGCTGGTCCGCCAAGGCTGGACCACGCTGGCCGACGCCGCGCAGGGCCGTGGCCAGCAGGACCGCCAGCAGTTCGCCGCGCGCATGCTGGACCTGCTGGGCCTGCTGGCGCCGCGGCTGGCGGCCACCCCCGAAGGCAGCGACATCGCCTCGGTGGACATGCTCACCGAAGCGCGCATCGGGCTGAACATCCTGCAGCTGCGGCGCGCCCGGCATGGGCTGCCGCCGACCAGCGTGGCGGCGATCGAGGCGATCCTGGACGAGGTGGCCGCGCACTACCGCGCGCAGGTGGCCCAGCGCCGGCCGCTGCCGGCCCCGGCCGGGTTGCAGGCCAAGCTGGAGGCCTCGCTGCGGCGGGTGCAGACCGTGGACGCCGGCAAGGCCCGCGATGAGGCGCTGATGGGCGTGATGGGACTGCGTTTTGCGCTGTTCCCGGACGCGCCGGTGGTGGACAGCCCCGCTGCCGCACAGCCCGGCCTGCCCGCGCCGCGCTGA
- the folE gene encoding GTP cyclohydrolase I FolE: protein MSKKDNDATPVTQADAESAVRTLLRWAGEDPTREGLLDTPRRVAEAYGDWFSGYRDDPRAYMERTFEEVAGYDELIVLRDIEYESHCEHHMAPIIGRVHVGYLPAGKVVGISKLARVVEAYARRFQVQEKMTAQIAQCIQDVLQPVGVGVVVEGAHECMTTRGIHKRGVSMVTSKMLGSFREDARTRAEFLRFIEVGGKR from the coding sequence ATGAGCAAGAAAGACAACGACGCCACCCCGGTCACCCAGGCCGATGCCGAATCGGCCGTGCGCACCCTGCTGCGCTGGGCCGGTGAAGACCCCACCCGCGAAGGCCTGCTGGATACCCCGCGGCGCGTGGCCGAAGCCTACGGCGACTGGTTCAGCGGCTACCGCGACGACCCGCGCGCCTACATGGAGCGCACCTTCGAGGAAGTGGCCGGCTACGACGAACTGATCGTGCTGCGCGACATCGAGTACGAAAGCCACTGCGAGCACCACATGGCCCCGATCATCGGCCGCGTGCACGTGGGCTACCTGCCGGCCGGCAAGGTGGTGGGCATCAGCAAGCTGGCCCGCGTGGTCGAAGCCTACGCACGCCGCTTCCAGGTGCAGGAAAAGATGACCGCGCAGATCGCCCAGTGCATCCAGGACGTGCTGCAGCCGGTGGGCGTGGGCGTGGTGGTGGAAGGTGCGCACGAGTGCATGACCACCCGCGGCATCCACAAGCGCGGCGTCAGCATGGTCACCTCCAAGATGCTGGGTAGCTTCCGCGAGGACGCCCGCACCCGCGCCGAGTTCCTGCGCTTCATCGAAGTGGGCGGCAAGCGCTGA